The genomic region CATGCAGGCACCAGAGTTCAAGCAGTCCGAGGAGGGTCTCGCCCAGAAGGGCTTCGACCGCGTCTGGCGTGGTAACAAGGCCGGTACCATCAAGGCCACCACGTACCCCGACTTTTACTACAagacggacgaggagagcctGCTCCAGAAGCGCGAGTGGGTCAAGGAGCACCTGGCCTTGTGCTTCCGCCTCTGGGGTCGGGCTGGATACAACGTCGGCGTGGCTGGGCACATTACCGTCCGCGACCCCATCCTCCGCGACGTGAGTACTGGAGCCGGGTACGGTGCATGCTGACCCACAGCACTACTGGATGAACCCCTTCGGACTCCACTTCAGCTTGATCACCAAGAGCTCGTGAGTGCTACCGCGGCATGATGAGGTGCTGCACTCAGCAGATCCGTCCTTCCCATGTTACGGagcgctaaccccaggctCTGCCTCGTCACCCCCGACGGCTACGTGCACCCCGAGATCGGTGCCCAGCTGCCCATCAACATGGCCGGCTTCCACATCCACAGCGCGATCCACCGTGGTCGCCCTGAAGTCGAGGCTGCAGGCCACTGCCACAGCTCGAACGGTAAGGCGTGGTCCGTCTTCGGCCGCCCCATCGACATCACGACGCAAGACAGCTGTCTCTTCTACGACAACTTGAGCGTATACAAGTCGTTTGGTGGCATTGtactcgccgacgaggagggtaACAACATTGCACGCGCGATCGGGCCCAAGAACATGACGATTATCCTCCAGAACCACGGACtgctcaccctcggcgaGACGGTCGATGAGATGTGCTCGTACTTTATGGCTCTTGACAGCGCGTGCGGTATCCAGCTCCAGATTGAGGCTGCGTCCGCTTCGGGCATCCAGAAACAGATCATCGACGACAACAGCGCCAAGTTTACCGCCTCCGCCATCCAGAACGGCGAGGCCATGTACTTTGCCCTCCAGAGCGAGATTGGGCTCATGCGTGCTCTTCAccccgacgcgctcgagtaGAAGGCTGCTTCTCGGCTATGCGGGGTCGGGTGACGGGTAGCGCGTGACAGGACGAGACCGAGGCAGGTGTTGTGCGAAGTCTAGTTGTGGCAAATCTTGTATGCAGTGTGAGGTAGTGCAGTTCATCGGGAGTGGCTTGGAGGCCTGGAGAGTCTACAGGTCGACTGATGTCGGACCACCTGCGGGTAGTTGTTGCAAGAGTCATAGGCAGACGCCAGACCCCGGCAACTGTACCAGCTTCTCTCACCGGCAAACGGTGTACGGATCTCTCACGCTTGCGGCAACAGCTCTGCCAGACCAACAATTGTTGGCACTCGACGTTGAAGAAGCATATTCGATATTTGCTCGATATCGAGGCGGTCCAACCAGCTATCACAGAGACCAAGTGAGCGTCAGCCCAATGCTACACCTGTTGAAGAACAACATTGTTCACCCTGCTTCATCCCGGGAATGTTCTCGTCAGTCACAGAGGTGGTACTGTACATAGCACAGTCGTGAACTGGGAAAGGATGCGTTCCCACATTCCATAACGATCCTTGAGCTCTGGAGTGTTGATGCGAGACATGTTAGGCTTCCGGATCTCGGAACAGCCAAGGGAATGACGCATCGCACACTTGGCATCAGAGGGTCGAGGGTCGTTCTCGACAAGTTGTGCCACCGGAAGTCTGAGCCAGCGCTGTGGCCACCATTGCCCTCTCCGCCACAACCGTGGACGCAGTCTATGCCTCCTGGTACACCACTCTGGGCTTCACCTCTCAACTCCACCCCGATGCCGTGTATCGAGGCGTAATCTATACCACTGCGGCATGCAACATGGATATTGCGGAATATTCTTGTAATCGTTTCATTTGGACTTCTGATATCCAACAGGCGCCGTGTGCCGTTGCAGGCCATGGGGCTCGCTGGGAAGTGTTGGATAGCCTCGAAGAGGTTCGATAGCCTTTGCATATTCAGCGTGGATCGTAATAACAGAAATGGCTTTACTCGTAGTCACCATATTCTGCCCCTGTTGTAATGATGAAGGGTATACAGAATATGGTGACTACGAGTAAAGACAGGCGGATCAACGGCATCATTTGACAAGGTCTGCTAACTGCAGAAACACCGGGTTGACGATTGCGTACCTCCACGACCCTCGTTCGACAGTGTGGCCTAACGGAGCAAGCACCTATAACTGCAACTATGACGGCCGTTCTGGACAGTTCGAAACTTTGACCACCTTCGTATTACCTGAGAACCTCCCATTCAATTTCCTGTCGGTGTTGGGGCATCGATTGCTAACGGCCAACCGCTGGCCGCTAGGTGGGATGCGAACGCGTGCCCGTGTGGATACCCAGCTATCTTGCAGTTGTTGGTACTCGGCGACGCCCTGCTTATCGTTGCTTGCCAGATTCGAGCAAATGATGTTTCGAGGTGGGATTATGAACAGGATCTTTCACAACTAGACGCCAGCCATTCCCCTGCAGGCGTACCGCGGGGACTAGGGCACCAACTCCACCTCATTGTTAACTCATATGAGGCGCTAGCACAGCGGTAGTTGCGAAGGATTGCAACGAGTTTCCGATTGGATTCCACGAACATATCCTTAGGTCCCCGGTTCGATCCCGGGGCGTCTCTGTCTTTTTTCTTTCTGCCCCTATCATCTTGGCGGAAAGGGACGTTGAGTGACCGGGGGGTCGGTTAATCCGGCAATCAGCGGCTACTTGACCCGGGTTGGCCGATCATCAACACTTCCGATAGGCATCAGTCATTTCACCCGATGCCAAAACTGACCGCATCGCTGCTTGCTGCTCTTCACTCCTCATCCCCTATCGTCCATCCGCTCAGTACAATGATAatcatcctcgtccacgGCCTCtggagcgccgccgcgcactGGCGCGGTGTCATCGAGTCGCTCAAATCGCTTGGCGTGACCGACGTCGTGACCGTCGAGCTGCCCCTTGAGAGCGTAAATGGCGATGCTCAAGTCGTGCGCGAGGCAATCAGGAAGGCTGGTGGCAACGTTGTCCTCGCGGGACAGGGGTACGCCGGAATGGTCATCACTGAGGCTGGAACCGAGGACGCCGTCAAGGGTGAGTCGTAAGCCAGCGACTTCTAACCTCAGGCCTGGTGTACATCTGCGCACTCGTCCCCAACTCCGGCGAGTCCTCCACTACCGTCCTGGCGTCCCACCCATCCGACCTCGCTCCAGACCTCGAGGTAGTCGACGGCAAACTCCGCATCAAAGACGACAAGTTCAAGGACGACTACTGCCACGACCTGTCTGACGAGGCGGTCCAGTGGCTCCGCGAAACAGGCCGTAACCCCTCGCCAAGCGTCATGGGTGAGGCGGTCACGAATGCCGCGTGGAAGGATAAACAGAGCTTCTACATCGTCGCTGAAGGGGACAAGTGCGTGACACACGCCAACCAGGACAGAATGGCCGACGCTATTGGGGCGGTCAGGATTGCCAGCGTCGATGGCGCAAGTCACGCCATGGCCGTCTCGCACCCGGGAGAGGTGGGGCTGTTCGTAGCTGGTGCGGCGAGGGTTTGCGGCGCGTAGTGAGTAGAGCAGACATGTAGACATGATAGCATTTGCATAGTTGGTTGGCGTTTGCGAGGTGGCCGATAAGGCGGGGTGATGGCGCTAGGCAATAACTGCTGTGCTCGAGCCATAAGACTCACGAGGTGAAGCAGTGAAGAGGGCGCACCGCGTGAGCGCTCCCCGTCGTCCCGTTTCCATGACGTTGACTCGGTAAATCCTGTTCCCATCACTCCAAGACACGGACACATCCGAGGAACAGATTGCCGACTACAAGACACCGCATGTCCCCGCACATGATGCCCATATAATCTgccatctcccatctcccacctcccactcctcccacgctcaccatccaccatgcCAGAGACGAAAGCCCCCTTCCGTGCCGAGCACGTCGgctccctcctccgtccaaaggagctcctcgccgaccgcgcAGCCTTTGACGCTGGCAAGCTATCCATGGAATCActggacgccgccgccgacaaggccatCGACAAGGCCATCGCCATGCAGGCCGACCTAGGCTTCCACGCCCTCACGGACGGCGAGTATCGCCGCGGCATGTTCTGGGGCGAGTTCTTCCAAACCCTCAACGGCATGGAGGTGACCACTTTCCCCAACACCACTAACTTTAGGAACGCGACAACATTCCCGTCTCAAAGTTCCGCGACTACGTTCCCGACGTCATGGTGTTCCACGAGAATGGGGGGTGGGGCCGCTCATGTGTGTGTACTGGCCGTATCTCTCATTCCGGCACATCGAGCTTGTTGAAGGAATGGACATATACCCGCGACCACGCCAACAAGCTTGGCCGTGAGGCAAAGCTCACCATGATCTCGCCGGTTTGGTACCACCTCCGAtacaaggagggcgaggcgtACCCGTCGAATGCGTACAGTAGTGACAAGGAGTACTTTGCCGATATTGCCGCGGCGTttcgcgccgagctcgacattCTCTACGATGCTGGTGTGCGCAACGTCCAGATCGACGACCCGAACCTTGCCTGTGAGTCGATGACATACATACTttgctcacaccagatTTCTGTTCCCAAGTCATGATTGACGGGTGGGCCGCTGACCCCGCCAACAAATAcaccctcgacgagctcttCGAAACCTACATCGCCGCCTACAACGATTGCCTCCGCGACCATAAAGACAAGATACACTTTGGCCTCCACCTGTGTCGAGGCAACTTTAAGAACTCGCGCCACTTTGCTGAGGGAAGCTACGACCGGAtcgccgccaagctcttCAACCAAGTCAATGTCCACACCTATTACCTGGAATACGACACGGAGCGTTCTGGTGGGTTTGAATGTCTCGCCCACTTGCCGGCGGACAAGCGCGTCGTGCTCGGCATCATCACGTCCAAATttgccgagctggagaaCAAGGCCGACATGGAGGCGCGGGTACGCCAGGCCGCCAAGTTTATGGCCCGCGGCGGaagcgaggacgaggccatGACACGTATCAGCGTGTCCCCACAGTGTGGGTTTGCGTCGAATGAGGAGGGTAACGCCATCTCGTGGGATGGCATGGTTGGCAAACTCGGCCTTGTGCGCGAGATCGCAAACGAGATGTGGCCCGGCGAACCCTAAGTCAAGTATAGTATGCAGAGTGTAAGGAAACGTCTCGCATCAGCGTCGTCGGACGCACACCAAGGACTAGTCGTTAGGCATGTTTGAGCCCACACAGAGTTTAGGCTGCAAGATGAAACGCAGAAACGCAGAAACGCACATCCGTCGGCCGAAGCAAGCTCAGTCGCAATGGCACCCAGGCACCTGGTGCCGTGACCGTCCAGACGCGCCTGGTGTTTCTTCCATCTCTGTTGGCGCAAGCTTAACTGGCTTTGCATTTGTCTCTTGTCTCTTGTCTCTTGTCTCTTGTCTCTTGTCCCAGTCTCATTCCAGAGAAACTGTCCATGGCAGTGCTTCGATCCTACGCGATGGAATtagctcaagctcaagctcgccaagtCCGTGTGCGCGTCCGGCAGGCACATCACGACAGACAAacagcgccgcgagcaTGTCATTCGTCTCAGCATATAAGACGTCCTCACTGATCCTTACCAACAGCACCCACACTCATTATGAAACTCGTCCTActctcgctcctcgcagtcgcccacgccgccccCACCAAGCGCCAGGAGGACGGagatgacgacggcgtcatCTCCCTCGACCTGACCTTCAACCCTCCCCCGAtggtcgacggcgtccCCGAGATCATCCACAAAGCCGCCAACGTCCCCCACGATGTCCCGTACGTCCcatcccctctctcctAACTCCAGGTTGACAGACTGGGCCCGCGAGCTCCTGTACTCGACTCAAATCCAGGTCGGTACGCCTCCCCAAACCGTAACGGTACATGTCGACACGGGATCCGGCGACCTGTCCATCTGGAACGGCGATAACTGTACCATGCCCGAATGCACCGATCCCGCCAACCAGCCACAATACCACCCGGGCAACTCGAGCACCTTCAAGCTCGTCAAAGCCACCGCCGAGCCGGTCCTCCGATATGGTATCGGAGAAAGCGGCGGCGAATGGGCCCAAGACCGGGTCAGTCTCGGTGGCTTTACACAGGAACACCAAAACTTCCGTATGTCTCCGTCCGAAAGTAAGGCTTATAACAGTCGCGCAATCCTATGGCTCGACGGGTTACGGAGGCAAGAACGTGACTGGACTTCTTGGGATGAGCTTTCCCAGTCTCACTGTAGGCAAGGAAATCAAGACCAACTGGCTCGCCAACGCTATTGTTCGATTCAAGAAACCCATGTTTTCATTCTACCTCCAACACACGAATACTCTCGCCAACGGAACCATCCCCGCCACAACTCCCGGAGGCGTTCtcaccctcggcggcgTGAACAAGAAATACTACAAGGGCCGGATCCAGTATTCCAACGTCGAGAAACCGTTAGGATTCTGGAAGATCTCCATGGACGCAGTCAAGTTCAACGGCAAGGCCATCACCAACGGCACGGCAGACGCCGTCATTGACACGGGCACGTcgctcgtccttggtccGGCCGATATTGTCGATGCGACAATGGCCGGTATTCCTGGAGCGGACAAGTACCAGGGCATGTGGCGGGTGCCGTGCAACACCACGGCGACATACTCGCTCACATTTAGCGGCAAGGAGTGGGTCGTACCCCCCCGCGACTTTTTGTATACCGCTTCGCGCGCAGACCCGAGCTTGTGCTACACGTCCATCGTGCCGGCCCAATAGTAAGTCATGCACCACAAGTCGCTGACACAAGCCCGTTCTGGTTGGTCGGCGACAGCTTCCTCAAGAACGTCTACACGGTCTTCCAGTGGAAGCCTGCGCGAGTCGGTTttgccgagctgcgcgtGTGATCGCCACCTTTACTGTAACAGCCTCCCTGGCGGAGACGAAGAACCTTGAACACCTAGCCGTGCCGCGTGGCATTCTGTGCGATCGAGTCCTCGGTCGCGTACTTGCGTACCGTGCCCCATCCGTCACAAGCAGAGGGGGAGCGGGGCCAAGGAAGAGGTTGCCCTCTGACCGTTGAACGGCTTCTTGCTGCAGTACTGTCAGGGGTGTATCGCTATCATAGACGACATAGGTATACCCAACACACAAACACACGCACACACAAACACAACTATAGCTtggcgccgacctcaagcgCGCCATACACCTTGCGCTCGAAcgcatcgagctcgcgccCAAAAGGCCGCCCATCCAACTCGAGCAGCTGTGTCCCGAAGAAtgcctgctgtcagttcCACAGTGACTCTATCAAACACCCACGACAATACCCGTACTCGGGTCGATCCACTGCTGTGTCTTTGCCGCTCCGCCCCACGTCACGGATCCAGCCCGGCGTCCATTGGGCGAGTCGGCGGTATTGACACACATCGCGAGGGAGTGGGTAACCTCTTCCCCCGTACGCCAACCTGGCAGCGAGAATCCCAACTCGTGCAATGTCCGGCCGAGATCCGTACGACACGTCCCGCCCTTCGGAAGCGCGTCTTCGAACAGCAACGCGGCCGTCTCGGGGCGCACCACACCTTGTCGGCCCTGGTAACATGCGAGTAGGTGTTGCAGGAAGGCTGTATAGTCGCGCGCCGTGCCGATTAGCCCAGCCCCGCCGAACCGGAACTTGATGTCCATTGCATGCCAGACCGTCACGTCTCGCCAGCCGGGATCGGGAACGACCTTGCCACCCACGCGGCCATGCATGCCCATCATGCGTCGCTTCGATCTGGGAGTGGGGTAGAATGTCATACTCCGACATTCGCCCGGGACGTGACTCCAGATGTGACGGCGGAAGTAGTCTTCCAACGTGAGGCCGCTGACGCGCTCAACAAGCAGACCAGCCCAGTCGATGCCGTGCCCATACTCGAAGGCGGTACCGGGTTCGAAGAGGAGCGGTCGGGTGATgctgtcgagcttggcaccCTTAGCGAGCCATGACCTGTGACCCGTCTGCGCGGCCCACTTGGCCAGCGGCGTCCCCTCGAGCGTATACGTACTCCCGCACGTGTGGgtgaggagatggcggaGTGTGAGGGGGAGTGTGCGTTTCTTGAACACTGGCTTGTCACCCTCATACCCTAGCAGAATGGgctgcttggcgagctcgggaAGAATAGTCTCGATCAActggccgtcgtcgacatccACCTTGCCCGCCTCCATGAGTTGCAGGCACGCCACGCTCGTCACCAGCTTGGTCATGCTCCACAGCTGCAACGCTTTGGTCAGCCATGACCAGATGTCACTCACTCGTATCCCAGTCGACCCGGCCCTTCTCCGGTTGCCCGAACACCCGGTCGCCGCGCACACCCTCATACAGCACCTCGGAGGAGGTTGCGACGATAGCGAACATGGCTGGATGCTCGCCCTTGGCAACCTCAGCCTTGAGCCAtgcgtcgagcgcgcgcttGCCCTCCTGCGTCAGGTGCGGGGGAGGCTTGGGCGCTGgcatggcgatggcgatggcgatggcgataTGCCTAGTTGACAAGGTGACTGTGAATGGAATGTGTCTAATGCAAAGTGTTTAATAATTTGAATGCAGAAATTCGGCAGTCGCCGAACATTCCATTCCGGTAATCCCTTTAACCATCCGGCTCTTGCCACCAAAGTCATCTTTTTCTCCTACCATCCAGCCTCCATGTCGGCTGCAtgacggccttggccgGCTCTTGGGTAAGCAGAGTATGCAGAGTTGGGGCCAAGTACACCGATGCATTCTTCCATCTCGACAGTCtagagcttggcctcgactGGGAGCAGCGTCTCGCCGTCCGCCGAGAACTTGTGCGTCCACTTGTGCGGGTCCACGGCCTGTGTGTGCGAGCCGAACCCACACAGTTTGCCGTTGACGTAAAAGTTGACGCGCGTGAAtgcgaggcggcggcctggGGTCAACTCGGGCGAGCCCGAGATCCACAGCCTCACTTACCCTGCTGCA from Cutaneotrichosporon cavernicola HIS019 DNA, chromosome: 2 harbors:
- a CDS encoding uncharacterized protein (Beta-lactamase); the encoded protein is MPAPKPPPHLTQEGKRALDAWLKAEVAKGEHPAMFAIVATSSEVLYEGVRGDRVFGQPEKGRVDWDTTLQLWSMTKLVTSVACLQLMEAGKVDVDDGQLIETILPELAKQPILLGYEGDKPVFKKRTLPLTLRHLLTHTCGSTYTLEGTPLAKWAAQTGHRSWLAKGAKLDSITRPLLFEPGTAFEYGHGIDWAGLLVERVSGLTLEDYFRRHIWSHVPGECRSMTFYPTPRSKRRMMGMHGRVGGKVVPDPGWRDVTVWHAMDIKFRFGGAGLIGTARDYTAFLQHLLACYQGRQGVVRPETAALLFEDALPKGGTCRTDLGRTLHELGFSLPGWRTGEEVTHSLAMCVNTADSPNGRRAGSVTWGGAAKTQQWIDPSTGIVAFFGTQLLELDGRPFGRELDAFERKVYGALEVGAKL
- a CDS encoding uncharacterized protein (Cobalamin-independent synthase, Catalytic domain), producing MPETKAPFRAEHVGSLLRPKELLADRAAFDAGKLSMESLDAAADKAIDKAIAMQADLGFHALTDGEYRRGMFWGEFFQTLNGMEERDNIPVSKFRDYVPDVMVFHENGGWGRSCVCTGRISHSGTSSLLKEWTYTRDHANKLGREAKLTMISPVWYHLRYKEGEAYPSNAYSSDKEYFADIAAAFRAELDILYDAGVRNVQIDDPNLAYFCSQVMIDGWAADPANKYTLDELFETYIAAYNDCLRDHKDKIHFGLHLCRGNFKNSRHFAEGSYDRIAAKLFNQVNVHTYYLEYDTERSGGFECLAHLPADKRVVLGIITSKFAELENKADMEARVRQAAKFMARGGSEDEAMTRISVSPQCGFASNEEGNAISWDGMVGKLGLVREIANEMWPGEP
- a CDS encoding uncharacterized protein (Alpha/beta hydrolase family), whose amino-acid sequence is MIIILVHGLWSAAAHWRGVIESLKSLGVTDVVTVELPLESVNGDAQVVREAIRKAGGNVVLAGQGYAGMVITEAGTEDAVKGLVYICALVPNSGESSTTVLASHPSDLAPDLEVVDGKLRIKDDKFKDDYCHDLSDEAVQWLRETGRNPSPSVMGEAVTNAAWKDKQSFYIVAEGDKCVTHANQDRMADAIGAVRIASVDGASHAMAVSHPGEVGLFVAGAARVCGA
- a CDS encoding uncharacterized protein (Class II Aldolase and Adducin N-terminal domain); translation: MQAPEFKQSEEGLAQKGFDRVWRGNKAGTIKATTYPDFYYKTDEESLLQKREWVKEHLALCFRLWGRAGYNVGVAGHITVRDPILRDHYWMNPFGLHFSLITKSSLCLVTPDGYVHPEIGAQLPINMAGFHIHSAIHRGRPEVEAAGHCHSSNGKAWSVFGRPIDITTQDSCLFYDNLSVYKSFGGIVLADEEGNNIARAIGPKNMTIILQNHGLLTLGETVDEMCSYFMALDSACGIQLQIEAASASGIQKQIIDDNSAKFTASAIQNGEAMYFALQSEIGLMRALHPDALE